The genomic segment GTTAACTGAATCAAATGCCAAATTGATATCAGGTTTGTAATACATCATTAAGAATAATCCAGATATAACCAAAATAGTAAATGTAGTAGCTAATAGTACTCCCATTGCCCATAAGAAGTTAATATCTTTTGGAATCCAATACTCAGTCATCATAACTTTGTTAAGTGCTTTTATATTAAGCCTTTGCTCTAACCACTCACCAACAGAGTTAGCTTTTTCAAATTTTGCCATCTATTGCCTCCTTATGCTCTCATCGCTTCTGCGATTTTTTGACACTCTGGTCCTTCGTTTCCAAGAACTATCGTATTACCTTTTACTTCAAATGGAGGTAAATCAAGTGGTCTAGGTGGTGGTCCAAAAGTTTGGTGACCACTCGCATTAAATTCTCCACCGTGACATGCACATTTCCATTTATCTTTTTTCCATGCTGGAATACATCCAAGATGAGTACAAAGTCCAATCGCAACAGTGTATCTGTCACTACCTATAGTTAAGTCTCTTGTACTATTTTCCATATCAGCAGTCTTTTTTAAAACAAAAATAGGCTTCCCTCTCCAAGTAAAAGTTCCTGGCTCACCTGCTTTTAAAGCAGTTAAATCAATCGTTGTAAATCCACCAGCTAAAACGCTAGGAAGTGGATCCCATACCTGTTTCATACCATACAAAGATGCGGCTCCTCCAACTGCAGCAACTGCAGCAAATGAGTAGCCAATAAAATCTCGTCTATTTGTATCTTTAGACATATTTGGCTTCCTTTTTTTAAAATTAGAATCGGCCTAGATTTTAATATAAAGATACTTAAGAAAGATTGATTTTGGTCAATTTTATAAACGAATGATTAATGAAATGAGTAAAAATAGAATATTTAAAAATAGTTCAATTTATTGTTTATTAGAAAATCTTATGATTTTCTAATAAATTTTATGATTTCAGCTTCAATATTTTCTTTCTCTATTACGGAAGAGTGATTGATTTTCGCATTAAAAAGATTTTTAATAGACTGAGGTAAGTTAGCACCAAATTTTGTACTAATCTCTTCTAAAGCCTCTTTATCACTATATTTTTTAGAGTCTTGATTTAAAGCATTTAAAACAGTTGGCGAGAATTTTGTCCACTCTGCTGTTGAGTAGATTACAGTTTTTAGAGGCTTTTCCTTTAAGTCATTGTAAGCTTTTATACAAGTTGCAGTATGAGGATCCATAAGGTATCCTTTATCCAAAAACTCTTTTATTGTAGTGTTACCAAATGAATCATTACTAAAAGTAGCACTAAAATATTTTTGTAACTCTTTTGTCTCTTTTTCAGTCATTTCAAAAATATTATTTTTGTTTAAATCTTCCATTAACTCTTTTGTTCTACTACTTCCAAATAGATCAAAAATTACTCTTTCTATATTTGAAGATTTTAATATATCCATAGCTGGTGATTTTGTTAATTTTAGAGCTTTATCTCTGATATCATAAATTCCTGTGTTTATCCATTGTGTTAAAATATTATTTTCATTTGAAGCAACTAAAAGTTTTTCAATACAAAGACCCATTTTTTGAGCATAATAAGCTCCAAGAACATTTCCAAAGTTTCCACTAGGAACAACTAAATATATATTTTCATCATTTTTAATTGCATTTTGACGAATAAGTTCTAAGTATGACCAGAAGTGATATATAATTTGGAAAATAATTCTTCCAAAATTAACACTATTTGCAGCACTTAATTTGATCTTGTCTTTTTCTAATTCAGCTTTGAAACTATTTGAAGCTAAAAGAGTTTTTAGAGCATTTTGTGCATCATCAAAGTTTCCTCTTATTCCTAAAACTTTTAGATTTTCTCCATCTTCACAAACCATTTGAAGTCTTTGCACATCGCTAGTTCCTCCATCTGGATATAGACAAACAACCTGAATGTTCTTTTTATTTCTAAAAGTATTTAGCGCAGCTGGTCCTGTATCTCCAGATGTTGCTGCTAAAATTAGGTAGTTTTCATCTTTTTTTTGTGCAATAGAGCTAAAAATTGATCCAAAAGGTTGAAGTGCCATATCTTTAAAAGCACGTGTAGGACCATGATATTGCTCATTTACATACAAATCATCTTTAACTTTTACAACTGGACTTGGGTTTGTTGGATTATCAAAATTATCGTATAAATCTAATGCTTTTTGTATTTCATTATCATCAATATCAATCTCAAAAGCTTTTAAAATATCAAATGCAAGCTCTTTATAGCTTTTGTTAATATGATTTTCAATAAAATTTTCACCTAAATTTGGTAATTTTTTTGGCACATAAAGTCCACCAAAAGAGCTACTTGGATTTAAAATAGCTTCGCTAAAACTTACTTCTTTTTCTCTTTTTCCATCATTTCCTCTTGTTTCAATAAATCCCATACCATCTTCCTTTTAACTATTTAATAATTTTTCTATATCAATACCATTATTTGGATTATCAACTCTTATAAACTGAGTTCCTATTCCATCACTTGTAAACAGCTCAAGTAAGATTGAATGCTCAACTCTGCCATCTATAATATGAGCTTTATTTACACCATTATGAATAGATTCTATGCATGAATCAACTTTTGGAATCATTCCACCAGCAATTGTTCCATCTTTTTTGAACATTTCAACATTTGCCTTATCTAAAGTTTGGATTAATTCTCCACTTTTATTTAAAACACCAACTGTATCAGTCAAAAATATAACTTTTTGAGCTTTTACAGCCATCGCAATTTCACAAGCTGCTACATCTGCATTTATGTTATAACCTGGATGATTTGGTTCATCCCCATTTGCAATAGGAGCAATCACTGGAATAAATCCATCCTTTATAAGGTTATTTATTATCTCTCCATTTACAAAAGTTATATCTCCAGTGTAACCAAATTTCCCACCATCTTTTGGAACGGCTTTAATTATGCCACTATCTTTTCCAGATATTCCAATAGCTTTTGCACCGTGATGATTTAAAAGTGAAGCAAGATTTTTATTTATTTCTCCACTTAAAACCATCTCAACAACTCTCATACTCTCTTTACAAGTAACTCTATAACCATCTACAAAATGTGAAGGAATTTCAAGTTTTGTTAAAAGTTCTGTGATTCTTGCTCCTCCACCATGAACAACTATAGGTTTTATTCCCAAAAGAGTTAGCAAAACTATATCTTGAGCAAATTTCTCTTTTAAATCATCACTTGTTTGTGCGCTTCCACCATATTTTATAACTATTGTTTTTCCATAAAATTTTTTGAAATATGGAATAGCATCTATTAGAGTTTGAACTTTTGGATTTGTTTTTGTCATAAAAAATATCCTTGTAAATTTTAAAGTCTTGATTGTATCTAAAAATCTCTTTTAAAATGAAATATAGTAAAATGAAAATATGGAAAAATATTTAGCATTAAAAGCCAGTGCAGGCAGTGGAAAAACTTTTGCATTAACCGTAAGATACATTAGTTTACTTCTTTTAGGAGCAAAACCTAGTGAAATTTTAACTCTAACTTTTACAAATAAAGCAGCAGCTGAGATGAGTCAAAGAGTTTTTAATACACTTCAAACATTAGGTGATGATGAAGCATATTTAAATGAGATTATAAGAGTATCAAATTTTACAAAAGAGGAAGTTTTAGGTAAAAAGTCACTACTTATAAAACTATTTATAAATGATAGTTCAAGTATTTTTACTATTGATAAGTTTGTAAATAAAATTTTACGAGAGTTTTGTGGATATATTGGAATAGGGGATGATTTTAAAATTTCAAATGATGATATGGAAATTTTGAGTTATAAATTTTTACAAAGTTTAGATGAGAATAGCTTCAAAGAGTTAGTTGAGTTCTCTTTATATGAGAAGAAAAAATTTTCCTCTATTTTTGAACTATTTAAAATCTTAATTGAAAAAAATGAAAAGATAAATTCTATAGAAATAGATGCAAAATTAATTAATCTCATAAAAAATGATATTTTAGAAAAAGCTTTTAAGATAAAAGAGCATATTTTAAATTGTAAAGCTGCAAGTGCAAGTGCAATAAAAGCTGTATCTTTTACAAATTTTGATGAGCTTTTTTCAAATACTTGGATAGAAAAAGATACTATTTATGACTATTCATATTTTAAAAAATGTGCAAATGAAGAGATAAATAGTCTATTTTTAGAACTTAAAGATAGTTTTTTAAATTACTATAAATTAAGAACTTCATATAGTTTAAATAAAATTTTTAAGCTTTATATAAATTTCAAAGAGTTTAAAAAAAGTTTTAATATAGAAAAAAACTATTTTGAGTTTAATGATATTTCAAATTTGGTATTTGAGCTTTTAAATAATAAAATCAATAAAGATTTTTTATATTTTAGACTAGATAGTAACTATAACCATATTTTAATTGATGAGTTTCAAG from the Aliarcobacter cryaerophilus ATCC 43158 genome contains:
- a CDS encoding Rieske 2Fe-2S domain-containing protein — translated: MSKDTNRRDFIGYSFAAVAAVGGAASLYGMKQVWDPLPSVLAGGFTTIDLTALKAGEPGTFTWRGKPIFVLKKTADMENSTRDLTIGSDRYTVAIGLCTHLGCIPAWKKDKWKCACHGGEFNASGHQTFGPPPRPLDLPPFEVKGNTIVLGNEGPECQKIAEAMRA
- the thrC gene encoding threonine synthase; this translates as MGFIETRGNDGKREKEVSFSEAILNPSSSFGGLYVPKKLPNLGENFIENHINKSYKELAFDILKAFEIDIDDNEIQKALDLYDNFDNPTNPSPVVKVKDDLYVNEQYHGPTRAFKDMALQPFGSIFSSIAQKKDENYLILAATSGDTGPAALNTFRNKKNIQVVCLYPDGGTSDVQRLQMVCEDGENLKVLGIRGNFDDAQNALKTLLASNSFKAELEKDKIKLSAANSVNFGRIIFQIIYHFWSYLELIRQNAIKNDENIYLVVPSGNFGNVLGAYYAQKMGLCIEKLLVASNENNILTQWINTGIYDIRDKALKLTKSPAMDILKSSNIERVIFDLFGSSRTKELMEDLNKNNIFEMTEKETKELQKYFSATFSNDSFGNTTIKEFLDKGYLMDPHTATCIKAYNDLKEKPLKTVIYSTAEWTKFSPTVLNALNQDSKKYSDKEALEEISTKFGANLPQSIKNLFNAKINHSSVIEKENIEAEIIKFIRKS
- the argB gene encoding acetylglutamate kinase, whose product is MTKTNPKVQTLIDAIPYFKKFYGKTIVIKYGGSAQTSDDLKEKFAQDIVLLTLLGIKPIVVHGGGARITELLTKLEIPSHFVDGYRVTCKESMRVVEMVLSGEINKNLASLLNHHGAKAIGISGKDSGIIKAVPKDGGKFGYTGDITFVNGEIINNLIKDGFIPVIAPIANGDEPNHPGYNINADVAACEIAMAVKAQKVIFLTDTVGVLNKSGELIQTLDKANVEMFKKDGTIAGGMIPKVDSCIESIHNGVNKAHIIDGRVEHSILLELFTSDGIGTQFIRVDNPNNGIDIEKLLNS